Genomic segment of Dactylococcopsis salina PCC 8305:
CGTAGAAGCATCACCTCCTCAAGGAAAAGCCAACATTTGTTTTCGGTTTAGGAATGGGGAAAAAGTAGAAATTCCTTTTACTCAAACCTCCCTCGCCGCCCAATGGACAAAAAAACTCCAAGAACTAACTAACCACAACCTCCCAAAATGATATAACCTGTCTTTGGTGTATCGTTTTGTGAAGACATCAAGGAGATTATCTTGGAACGCACATTTATTATGATCAAGCCTGACGGCGTACAACGAGGCTTAACTGGAGAAATCATCAAACGCCTAGAACAAAAAGGGTTTAACCTCATCGGAATGAAGATGATGAGTGTTTCGCGGGAACTCGCAGAAAAACACTACGACGTTCACCGTGACAAACCTTTTTTTGGGAACTTAGTTGAATTTATTATTTCCGCGCCAGTGGTAGCGATGGTTTGGGAAGGAGAAGGGGTCGTCGCTTCCGCCAGAAAAATTATCGGCGCAACTAACCCCCTGAGTGCTGAACCTGGAACCATTCGTGGCGATTATGGAATTAGTATTGGACGGAATTTAATTCATGGGTCTGATGCGGTAGAAACCGCACAACGAGAGATTTCTCTCTGGTTTGAAGAAACGGAACTTTCCAGTTGGGAAGCCGCGTTGAAAACCTGGATTTACGAATAAAATCGCAACGGATTAATTACTGGGGTGAACCAGCATTCACCCCTCCATTTTTGAAAAGTCAAGTTACAGTAATAAAATCTGAATTGAGGGTAGGGTTTGCCTTGCCCACCCTACGAAACTATTGAA
This window contains:
- the ndk gene encoding nucleoside-diphosphate kinase — translated: MERTFIMIKPDGVQRGLTGEIIKRLEQKGFNLIGMKMMSVSRELAEKHYDVHRDKPFFGNLVEFIISAPVVAMVWEGEGVVASARKIIGATNPLSAEPGTIRGDYGISIGRNLIHGSDAVETAQREISLWFEETELSSWEAALKTWIYE